AGGGTGTCTCTCTTCGCCTGAATCGCTGCGTTAGCCAGTACTTTTGTGGTTTCCTGGAATGAAGCGGCAGAGATAAAACTTTCAGTTTCGAGCGCAGCTCTGGTAATTCCGAGCAACATGTGATCGAAAGTAGCCTGTTCAGCGTCACGATACTGAATTTCCGGTTTGCTTCTCTTTTTGAGTTCCAAATTGATCTCAGACAACTTCTTTCTGGAGATGAGCTGTCCGGGTTTAAGAATAGAACCACCGGCGTCGGTTACAATAACAGACTCGATCATTTTTTCGTTCTCTTCCATAAACTCGGCTTTATCAACAACATCCTCCTCGAGGAATCTGGTGTCACCCGGCTGTACAACTTTGATCTTCTGGAGCATCTGACGCACAATTACCTCGATATGCTTGTCGTTGATCTTAACACCCTGCAAACGATATACTTCCTGTATTTCGTTCACGAGGTATTCCTGTACTGCGTTTGTACCTTTGATTCTCAAGATGTCATGCGGATCAACCGGTCCATCTATGATTTTCTCGCCGGCAGGTATTTCATCACCTTCCTGCACGAGTGTATGTTTACTAATCTGTACATTGTATTTCTTCTCGTCAGACTTGTCAACAGCCGTTACGATAATCTCACGGGTACCTTTTCTCTTCGCACCGAAAGATACAACACCTTCGATATCTGCGATGATAGCAGGATCCTGTGGATTTCTCGCTTCAAACAGCTCAGTTACTCGTGGAAGACCACCGGTGATATCCCGTGTCTTCGAAGCCTGCTTTGCTATCTTGGCAAGAATTGTACCTGCAGGTATTTCCTGACCCTCTTCAACAGAGAGGAAGGCTTTTGCAGGGATGTTGAACGATCTCTTTTCACCATCAGCGTTTTCAACAACGATTGACGGGGAGAGAGATTTGTCTTTTGGTTCGATTACAACCTTCTGAACATGGCCTGTCTGATCATCAGTAATCTGCTCGTAGGTAAATTTATCGATAAGATCGACAAACTTGACCACACCGGTGATATCTGACAGAATCAGAGCATTATAAGGATCATGGTAGTAGAGTGGTTGTTTTTTCCTTACCTTTTGATTTTCATCCACGAGCAGTTCTGCACCGTAGGGAACATCAAACTTCCTGAGAAGAATTTCATTATTGTCAACTATTTCAACGATTCCTCTTCGTCCGGTAACCACTTTTACTTTGCCGAAGATCGAATCTTTCTCAACAAATGTTACTCTGTTGTACCTTACAATACCTTCAACAGGTGTATCAACCTGCGATTGTGTCGCGATACGGGCAGAGGTACCACCAAGGTGGAAAGTTCTGAGTGTAAGCTGTGTACCCGGTTCACCGATTGACTGTGCAGCAATAACGCCCACAGCTTCACCGATTTCCACGAGTTTGCCGTTTGTAAGGTTTCTGCCATAGCAATTGGCGCATACACCATGTTTAGCTTCACATGTGAGTACAGTTCTGATATAAACGGAATCGAGTCCGGCATCTTCAATGACAGCAGCAATCTCTTCAGTAATCATTAAACCGTTTTCACAAATCAGTTCATCGGTTCTTGGATCGTAAATATCGCCCTGGGCAACTCTACCGACAATTCTCTCGGTAAGCGGTTCGCGTTCTTCTCCTGCTTCTTTAAGAGCGGAGATTTCGATACCAAGAATGGTACCGCAGTCGATCTGGGTGATAATAACATCCTGGGCAACATCCACGAGTCTTCTTGTAAGGTATCCGGCATCTGCGGTTTTAAGAGCAGTATCAGCAAGACCTTTACGGGCACCGTGAGTGGAGATGAAGTACTCGAGTACCGAAAGACCTTCTTTGAAGTTGGCGATGATCGGGTTCTCGATAATTTCACCTGCCTGACCGGTAAGTGATTTCTGAGGTTTCATCATAAGACCACGCATACCTGCGAGCTGGCGAACCTGTTCCGAAGAACCTCTCGCACCCGAGTCAACCATCATGTGAATGGGGTTGAATCCCTGGTTCGATTCTCTGAGTTTCTCCATAAGAACCTTACCAACATCATTGGTTGCGTGTGTCCAGATATCGATGATCTTGTTGTATCTCTCGGTATCTGTGATAAAGCCGTTTTCATGCTCGTTAAGTACCTGCTCAACTTTTCTGTTGG
The Ignavibacteria bacterium DNA segment above includes these coding regions:
- the rpoC gene encoding DNA-directed RNA polymerase subunit beta', which produces MSLRLPENVIKDVNSITITLASPDDILDRSHGEVTKPETINYRSFRPEKDGLFCEKIFGPTRDWECYCGKYKRIRYKGIICDRCGVEVTQKSVRRERMGHIGLAVPVVHIWFFKSLPSKIGNLLGFSSKELEKIVYYESYVVMNPGPTGLRVNDLITEDQYSEIQKSLPVGNDKLADNDPNKFYAKIGGEAIRELLKNLNVEEKFYELKDQLSREGSQQKKEELLKRLRVIEAFRTKEDKLENKPEWMVLNYIPVIPPELRPLVPLEGGRFATSDLNDLYRRVIIRNNRLKRLIDIKAPEVILRNEKRMLQEAVDALFDNSRRGSAVRSDNNRPLKSLSDMLKGKQGRFRQNLLGKRVDYSGRSVIVVGPELKLHQCGLPKDMAYELFKPLIIRKLIERGHNKTVKSAKKVVERKDPIIWEILEKIIDGHPVMLNRAPTLHRLGIQAFQPKLIDEKAIRLHPMVCTAFNADFDGDQMAVHVPLSDEAKLEAQLLMLSSHNILSPQNGSPIVVPTQDIVLGVYYLTKKRDGDLGEGMVFSNDEEVEIAYNNKVVGLHAKIKVRIDGKMIETTVGRVIFNKIVPKEMGFYNQLLVKKSFGAFVNLMFMRLGNKVTARFLDDLKDLGFTFAMKGGLSISFSDLVVPAEKESIIGEANRKVEQVLNEHENGFITDTERYNKIIDIWTHATNDVGKVLMEKLRESNQGFNPIHMMVDSGARGSSEQVRQLAGMRGLMMKPQKSLTGQAGEIIENPIIANFKEGLSVLEYFISTHGARKGLADTALKTADAGYLTRRLVDVAQDVIITQIDCGTILGIEISALKEAGEEREPLTERIVGRVAQGDIYDPRTDELICENGLMITEEIAAVIEDAGLDSVYIRTVLTCEAKHGVCANCYGRNLTNGKLVEIGEAVGVIAAQSIGEPGTQLTLRTFHLGGTSARIATQSQVDTPVEGIVRYNRVTFVEKDSIFGKVKVVTGRRGIVEIVDNNEILLRKFDVPYGAELLVDENQKVRKKQPLYYHDPYNALILSDITGVVKFVDLIDKFTYEQITDDQTGHVQKVVIEPKDKSLSPSIVVENADGEKRSFNIPAKAFLSVEEGQEIPAGTILAKIAKQASKTRDITGGLPRVTELFEARNPQDPAIIADIEGVVSFGAKRKGTREIIVTAVDKSDEKKYNVQISKHTLVQEGDEIPAGEKIIDGPVDPHDILRIKGTNAVQEYLVNEIQEVYRLQGVKINDKHIEVIVRQMLQKIKVVQPGDTRFLEEDVVDKAEFMEENEKMIESVIVTDAGGSILKPGQLISRKKLSEINLELKKRSKPEIQYRDAEQATFDHMLLGITRAALETESFISAASFQETTKVLANAAIQAKRDTLRGLKENVVMGRLIPAGTGLRKYRSLIVRDEDEMAMEALENEAAKIPSI